The genomic stretch TTGCAAAGAAAATACACAAAAGTGAAATACAACTACATAGTAATAGAAGGAAATATCGGAGCAGGAAAAACTTCGCTCGTGAAAATGATTGCTGAAAAATTTAATGCAAAAACAATTTTCGAACAATTTGCCGACAATCCTTTTCTTCCAAAGTTTTACAAAAATTCTGAGCGTTTTTCTTTTCCACTCGAGCTTTCATTTCTTGCCGAACGATATCATCAACTTAAAAAAGACCTCAGCGACAGAGATTTATTTAAAACATTTACAATTTCTGACTATTATTTTATGAAGTCGTTGATTTTTGCAAAATCAACACTTGCCGATGACGAATATAAATTATTTAAAAATCTATTTTTTATTATTTACGAATCGCTGCCAAAACCCGATTTGTATGTTTACCTACATTTGCCGGTAGAAAAGCTAATTGAAAATATAAAATTGCGAGGACGAAATTACGAGCAAAATATTGAAGCGAATTATCTAACAAATATTCAGAACGGATATTTCAATTATTTCAATCAGCAAAAATACATGAAATTCCTGATTATTGACAAATCAAATATTGATTTTGTTAATAGCAAAACTGATTTTGAAAGTATTGTTGATGTTATTTTCAATAAGGATTATTCTGTTGGGATTAATAGGATTCTAATTTAGAAAAATAAATTATTAATATTTGCTTTTAAACCTTTTAATAAAACAAAAATGGTTTCAAATTGCAATTCTCTAAAAACCACAACTTGAAACCTGCAACCAATAATAATTTCTTCTAATCCAATTCAACATTTCCATACTTGCTAACTACAGTAACCTTCGATTTTGTGTTATTATCTGCACCAATAAATCCATGAACTTCAGATTCAGAGCCATCAATTTTACGCTGAACATCGCCTTCTGATGGATAATCAATTTCGCAATATTCGAGTTCGGCATTTAATTTATAGGAAGCATTTTCGTCTATACCAATTTCTATACCTCCATATTTGTTTTCAATATTTATACTTTCAAAATCTATGGGAACATAATTTATTTCACAATTCCCATATTGCATATCAACATCAATTTTATCGCTCACTTCATCAATTTCTATTGCAGTAAATTTGCCTTCATAAACAAAATTCTGACAAGTTCCAAGATCATATCCATCGTATTTGGAATCGATTATTACAGATTTACTGGTTTCTAAATCAACATTAGTATAGCGACTAACTATAATTAAAGTTTTACTGTCGGTCATGTTTAGGTTCGAATATTTCAAAATAATTTTTGCATAGGTACATTTTGAAATATCCCCATTTGAATACGATAATTTTATTTCAGACATTGGTTTGGTATTCTCAAACAACAGTTTGTTTGCCTTAAGATTACCATATTCAATATTCAATTTTGTTTCGCCTGAAGTTTCGTTTATGAAAACATCGCCAAATTTATTCGAAACGTCAAGTTTCAAATAAGTTGGAATTTTAATATCATAATCGATTGTAAAATCTGCATTTCTGATTTTTTCCGTTATTTTTGTTATTGCCGAAATTACATCTCCTTCCTGAGAAATTGAAATACTTATTTTTTCAAAAACATCATCGGCTTTATCCTCTTTTGAAGTTTCTACTGTGATAGTTACGTCAATCATTACTGAGTTTTTCTCCCAGTTTTTTAAACTTACATAACCATACTTATTCTCTACGAGAAGCTTGGTGTTTTTGTCTGCCGAAAATTCTTCATGGAATTTTTTCGTAAAATTTTCATCAGATTTTGCCAATACATTCAATACAACTATTGATATGAAACAAAATAATAGGACAAGTTTTAAATTTACATTTTTCATTTCTATAAAATTTTGGGGTTAATATTATTCAATTCATTAATGATTTTGTCTAAAAGTTCTGTTTTTATTTGATAATTTCGAATCATAGCTTCAATAATTCGCGAATCGTCGCCGTTTGCTCCTAATTCTTTTTGCAATTCGCTATAAGATGTTTCAATTTCCTGAAATTCTTTACTGAGAAATTCATTTTTGATTTTAGAATCAAAATATGATATCTTAGTAAGCACCTTTAACTTTTGTTCAATTTTAGAGCAATAAAAAACTTCAATCTCTTCATAATAATCGGAAATATCGCTTAGGCATATTTCTTGAATTTCTGAAAGATTATCAGCATTTTCTTTAATATTGGTGATGAAAATCAATGAAACTCCAAATATAAAAATGAAGATAGCTGCTATTTTCACAAATTCATTTATAGGAAATTTTATTTCTCTCGGATTTTCAATACTAATTCTATTCATAAATCTCCTAAAATGTCCTTCGTCCGGCTCAAAGCTATCGAAAGACTCTTTGTTTTCGTTTATAAATTGGCTATAATTTCTCATGCTAATTTCTCTAATAGTTTTTGTTTCCCTCTGGTTAGTAAGGTTCTCGAATTCGATTGCGTAACATTCAGTACTTGACTAATTTCTTCGTGGTCAAATCCTTCAAATAAATACAAACTTAAAACAACTCGATATTTTTCCGGCAGGTCGTGCATTGCTTGTTTAATTTGAATTATTTTTTCTTGCTTATTTTCGTTCAGATTTTGGTTTTCTTCAGGCATACAATTTTCAGAAATTTCATTTATTTCGCAAAAATCCATTTTCTTCTTTTTCAAATAATCTATCGACCTATTTATCACAATTCTTTTTAGCCAGGCTCCAAAATTGTTTTCGTTCGAAAATGTATTCATTTTTTCAAATGCAGTTAAAAATGCCTCCTGCATTACATCTTCAGCCTCAACTTTATTATTAATAA from Bacteroidota bacterium encodes the following:
- a CDS encoding deoxynucleoside kinase — protein: MQRKYTKVKYNYIVIEGNIGAGKTSLVKMIAEKFNAKTIFEQFADNPFLPKFYKNSERFSFPLELSFLAERYHQLKKDLSDRDLFKTFTISDYYFMKSLIFAKSTLADDEYKLFKNLFFIIYESLPKPDLYVYLHLPVEKLIENIKLRGRNYEQNIEANYLTNIQNGYFNYFNQQKYMKFLIIDKSNIDFVNSKTDFESIVDVIFNKDYSVGINRILI
- a CDS encoding sigma-70 family RNA polymerase sigma factor; translated protein: MKNKYLNIENEIIDRCRTGDSKAQYQLYKLYYKAMFNTSLRIINNKVEAEDVMQEAFLTAFEKMNTFSNENNFGAWLKRIVINRSIDYLKKKKMDFCEINEISENCMPEENQNLNENKQEKIIQIKQAMHDLPEKYRVVLSLYLFEGFDHEEISQVLNVTQSNSRTLLTRGKQKLLEKLA